A window of Trichosurus vulpecula isolate mTriVul1 chromosome X unlocalized genomic scaffold, mTriVul1.pri SUPER_X_unloc_2, whole genome shotgun sequence contains these coding sequences:
- the FAM3A gene encoding protein FAM3A isoform X1 — MRVAGPLRIVVLILTAGLTWIMGSILLGTHGSGFSRLQQLFSSPENAVTTVAERAFSLWSVQPSPEASRPARHDKPRARKYKCGLPQPCPEQHLAFRVVSGAANVIGPKICLEDKMLMSSVKDNVGRGLNIALVNGVNGELLEARSFDMWAGDVNDLLKFIRPLHEGTLVFVASYDDPATKMNDETRKIFSELGSTNAKELAFRDSWVFVGAKGVQDKSPFEQHVKNSKNTNKYEGWPEALELEGCIPQRTVGTQ; from the exons ATGAGGGTGgcag GCCCCCTGCGCATCGTGGTGCTGATCCTTACTGCTGGCCTCACCTGGATCATGGGCAGCATTCTCCTAGGGACACACGGCAGCGGCTTCTCTCGGCTACAGCAGCTCTTCAGTA GTCCTGAGAATGCAGTGACCACAG TAGCAGAAAGGGCCTTCTCCCTGTGGTCTGTCCAGCCCAGCCCTGAGGCCAGCCGCCCCGCCAGGCATGACA AGCCCCGGGCCAGGAAGTATAAGTGTGGCCTGCCCCAGCCATGTCCTGAACAGCACCTGGCCTTCCGTGTGGTCAGTGGGGCCGCCAATGTCATCGGACCCAAGATCTGCCTCGAGGataagat GCTAATGAGCAGTGTAAAGGACAATGTCGGACGTGGGCTGAACATTGCCCTGGTGAATG GAGTGAATGGggaactccttgaggccagatcCTTTGACATGTGGGCCGGAG ATGTCAATGATTTGCTGAAGTTCATCCGGCCGCTCCATGAAGGGACACTGGTGTTTGTGGCTTCCTATGATGACCCAGCCACCAA GATGAATGATGAAACCAGGAAAATCTTTAGTGAGCTGGGCAGCACAAATGCTAAGGAACTGGCCTTCCGGGACAGCTGGGTGTTTGTTGGTGCCAAAGGAGTTCAGGACAAGAGCCCCTTTGAGCAG CacgtgaagaacagcaagaacacCAACAAGTATGAGGGCTGGCCAGAGGCACTGGAGCTCGAAGGCTGCATCCCTCAACGGACAGTAGGCACCCAGTGA
- the FAM3A gene encoding protein FAM3A isoform X3: MRVAGPLRIVVLILTAGLTWIMGSILLGTHGSGFSRLQQLFSSPENAVTTEPRARKYKCGLPQPCPEQHLAFRVVSGAANVIGPKICLEDKMLMSSVKDNVGRGLNIALVNGVNGELLEARSFDMWAGDVNDLLKFIRPLHEGTLVFVASYDDPATKMNDETRKIFSELGSTNAKELAFRDSWVFVGAKGVQDKSPFEQHVKNSKNTNKYEGWPEALELEGCIPQRTVGTQ, from the exons ATGAGGGTGgcag GCCCCCTGCGCATCGTGGTGCTGATCCTTACTGCTGGCCTCACCTGGATCATGGGCAGCATTCTCCTAGGGACACACGGCAGCGGCTTCTCTCGGCTACAGCAGCTCTTCAGTA GTCCTGAGAATGCAGTGACCACAG AGCCCCGGGCCAGGAAGTATAAGTGTGGCCTGCCCCAGCCATGTCCTGAACAGCACCTGGCCTTCCGTGTGGTCAGTGGGGCCGCCAATGTCATCGGACCCAAGATCTGCCTCGAGGataagat GCTAATGAGCAGTGTAAAGGACAATGTCGGACGTGGGCTGAACATTGCCCTGGTGAATG GAGTGAATGGggaactccttgaggccagatcCTTTGACATGTGGGCCGGAG ATGTCAATGATTTGCTGAAGTTCATCCGGCCGCTCCATGAAGGGACACTGGTGTTTGTGGCTTCCTATGATGACCCAGCCACCAA GATGAATGATGAAACCAGGAAAATCTTTAGTGAGCTGGGCAGCACAAATGCTAAGGAACTGGCCTTCCGGGACAGCTGGGTGTTTGTTGGTGCCAAAGGAGTTCAGGACAAGAGCCCCTTTGAGCAG CacgtgaagaacagcaagaacacCAACAAGTATGAGGGCTGGCCAGAGGCACTGGAGCTCGAAGGCTGCATCCCTCAACGGACAGTAGGCACCCAGTGA
- the FAM3A gene encoding protein FAM3A isoform X2: protein MRVAGPLRIVVLILTAGLTWIMGSILLGTHGSGFSRLQQLFSSPENAVTTAERAFSLWSVQPSPEASRPARHDKPRARKYKCGLPQPCPEQHLAFRVVSGAANVIGPKICLEDKMLMSSVKDNVGRGLNIALVNGVNGELLEARSFDMWAGDVNDLLKFIRPLHEGTLVFVASYDDPATKMNDETRKIFSELGSTNAKELAFRDSWVFVGAKGVQDKSPFEQHVKNSKNTNKYEGWPEALELEGCIPQRTVGTQ, encoded by the exons ATGAGGGTGgcag GCCCCCTGCGCATCGTGGTGCTGATCCTTACTGCTGGCCTCACCTGGATCATGGGCAGCATTCTCCTAGGGACACACGGCAGCGGCTTCTCTCGGCTACAGCAGCTCTTCAGTA GTCCTGAGAATGCAGTGACCACAG CAGAAAGGGCCTTCTCCCTGTGGTCTGTCCAGCCCAGCCCTGAGGCCAGCCGCCCCGCCAGGCATGACA AGCCCCGGGCCAGGAAGTATAAGTGTGGCCTGCCCCAGCCATGTCCTGAACAGCACCTGGCCTTCCGTGTGGTCAGTGGGGCCGCCAATGTCATCGGACCCAAGATCTGCCTCGAGGataagat GCTAATGAGCAGTGTAAAGGACAATGTCGGACGTGGGCTGAACATTGCCCTGGTGAATG GAGTGAATGGggaactccttgaggccagatcCTTTGACATGTGGGCCGGAG ATGTCAATGATTTGCTGAAGTTCATCCGGCCGCTCCATGAAGGGACACTGGTGTTTGTGGCTTCCTATGATGACCCAGCCACCAA GATGAATGATGAAACCAGGAAAATCTTTAGTGAGCTGGGCAGCACAAATGCTAAGGAACTGGCCTTCCGGGACAGCTGGGTGTTTGTTGGTGCCAAAGGAGTTCAGGACAAGAGCCCCTTTGAGCAG CacgtgaagaacagcaagaacacCAACAAGTATGAGGGCTGGCCAGAGGCACTGGAGCTCGAAGGCTGCATCCCTCAACGGACAGTAGGCACCCAGTGA